From Halotia branconii CENA392, the proteins below share one genomic window:
- a CDS encoding Hsp20/alpha crystallin family protein — translation MALIRWQPFRDIERLEPFNEVDTLQRQMNRLFDRLMPTDGEQRMGFAFTPAAELEETEDAIHLKLEVPGLEKQDLNIEATPEAISISGERKSETKTEENGVTRSEFRYGKFQRVIPLPSQIQNDKVQAEYQNGILRLTLPKAESEKHKTVKINLG, via the coding sequence ATGGCACTAATTCGTTGGCAACCATTTCGAGATATCGAACGCTTAGAACCGTTCAATGAAGTTGACACTTTACAGCGGCAAATGAATCGTCTATTTGATAGATTAATGCCAACTGATGGAGAACAAAGGATGGGCTTTGCCTTTACTCCTGCCGCTGAACTCGAAGAAACCGAAGATGCGATTCACTTAAAACTAGAAGTACCTGGTTTAGAAAAACAAGACTTGAATATAGAAGCGACTCCCGAAGCAATTTCGATTAGTGGTGAGCGTAAGTCTGAAACCAAAACTGAAGAAAACGGTGTCACTCGTTCTGAGTTCCGTTATGGCAAATTTCAACGGGTAATTCCATTACCTTCACAAATTCAAAACGACAAAGTACAAGCTGAATATCAAAACGGTATTTTGCGCCTTACCCTACCAAAAGCGGAATCAGAAAAACACAAAACCGTAAAAATTAATCTTGGTTAA
- the dnaK gene encoding molecular chaperone DnaK: MAKVVGIDLGTTNSCVAVMEGGQPLVIANAEGQRITPSVVAYTKTGERLVGQIARRQAVMNPENTFYSVKRFIGRKYEEITHEATEVTYKILRDSNGNVKLDCPAVGKQFAPEEISAQVLRKLVDDASKYLGETVTQAVITVPAYFNDSQRQATKDAGKIAGLEVLRIINEPTAAALAYGLDKKQNETILVFDLGGGTFDVSILEVGDGVFEVKATSGDTHLGGDDFDKKIVDWLADEFQRNEGIDLRKDKQALQRLTEAAEKAKIELSSATQTNINLPFITATQEGPKHLDTTLTRGKFEEMCADLFDRCRKPVQQALQDAKLSNAELDEVVLVGGSTRIPAVQDLVQRMTGKSPNQGVNPDEVVAVGAAIQAGVLAGEVKDILLLDVTPLSLGVETLGGVMTRIIPRNTTVPVKKSEIFSTAADGQTNVEVHVLQGERELSKDNKSLGNFRLDGIPPAPRGVPQIEVTFDIDANGILSVTAKDKATNKQQSISITGASTLDKRDVERMVQDAEAHAQEDRERREKIDTKNLADSLVYQAEKQLRDLGDKVSASDRSRVEGLVQNLREAINQDNFEQIKSLTNELQQALMQVGSAVYAQAASPTDGAQPSSGSEDVIDADFVENK, translated from the coding sequence ATGGCAAAAGTAGTTGGAATTGATTTAGGCACAACAAACTCCTGTGTTGCTGTCATGGAAGGAGGGCAACCATTAGTAATCGCCAATGCTGAGGGACAGCGCATCACTCCCTCTGTTGTGGCTTACACTAAAACAGGCGAACGCTTGGTTGGTCAAATTGCTAGACGACAAGCGGTGATGAACCCAGAAAACACCTTTTATTCTGTCAAACGCTTCATTGGGCGCAAATACGAAGAAATCACCCATGAAGCTACAGAAGTAACTTACAAAATCCTGCGGGATAGCAATGGTAATGTCAAACTCGACTGTCCCGCAGTTGGTAAACAATTTGCACCCGAAGAAATTTCTGCCCAAGTTCTGCGGAAGTTGGTTGATGATGCCAGCAAATATTTGGGAGAAACAGTCACTCAAGCAGTAATTACAGTTCCTGCTTACTTCAATGACTCTCAGCGGCAAGCTACTAAAGATGCGGGAAAAATTGCCGGTTTAGAAGTCCTCCGCATTATTAACGAGCCAACAGCGGCAGCTCTTGCCTACGGCCTAGATAAAAAGCAAAATGAAACTATCTTGGTTTTTGACCTTGGTGGTGGAACTTTTGATGTTTCTATTTTGGAAGTTGGTGATGGTGTTTTTGAAGTCAAAGCTACCAGTGGAGACACCCACTTAGGCGGTGACGATTTTGATAAGAAGATTGTAGATTGGTTGGCTGATGAATTTCAGCGTAACGAAGGTATTGACTTGCGTAAAGATAAGCAAGCTTTACAAAGACTGACTGAAGCAGCCGAGAAAGCCAAAATTGAACTTTCGAGTGCGACTCAGACCAATATTAATCTTCCTTTTATTACTGCTACTCAAGAAGGCCCAAAACATCTCGATACAACTCTGACACGAGGTAAATTTGAGGAGATGTGTGCAGATCTTTTTGATCGTTGCCGTAAACCAGTGCAACAAGCATTGCAAGACGCTAAATTGAGCAATGCGGAACTTGATGAGGTTGTATTAGTTGGTGGTTCGACTCGTATTCCTGCCGTTCAAGACTTAGTGCAGCGAATGACAGGTAAAAGCCCCAACCAAGGAGTTAATCCAGATGAAGTTGTAGCCGTTGGTGCTGCTATTCAAGCAGGTGTCCTGGCGGGTGAAGTCAAAGATATTCTACTCTTGGATGTTACGCCTTTGTCTTTGGGTGTGGAAACCTTGGGCGGTGTGATGACTAGAATTATTCCCCGTAACACCACCGTCCCTGTGAAAAAATCAGAAATTTTTTCCACAGCAGCAGATGGTCAAACAAATGTAGAAGTTCATGTTCTCCAAGGTGAACGGGAATTGTCTAAAGATAACAAGAGTTTAGGTAATTTTCGCCTGGATGGCATTCCCCCAGCGCCCAGAGGTGTACCACAAATTGAAGTTACCTTTGACATTGATGCTAATGGTATTCTTTCAGTTACCGCCAAAGATAAGGCTACAAATAAGCAACAGTCGATTTCGATTACAGGTGCTTCCACTCTCGATAAACGAGACGTAGAGCGCATGGTGCAGGATGCAGAAGCTCATGCCCAAGAAGATCGAGAACGTCGTGAAAAAATTGATACCAAGAACTTGGCAGATTCTTTGGTCTATCAAGCAGAGAAACAATTAAGAGACTTGGGTGATAAAGTGAGTGCAAGCGATCGCTCTCGTGTTGAAGGATTGGTACAGAATTTACGAGAGGCAATTAATCAAGATAACTTTGAGCAAATTAAGTCTCTCACCAATGAGTTACAGCAAGCCTTGATGCAAGTAGGTAGCGCTGTCTATGCCCAAGCAGCAAGCCCAACAGATGGCGCACAACCAAGCAGTGGCAGTGAAGATGTGATTGATGCTGATTTTGTGGAAAATAAGTAA
- a CDS encoding RDD family protein produces MHFFNRITLQTPESVELEFTLAGIGNRALALIIDYLVLGLTLLGFLIAWAILSVQLFDLIENFVTNGPNFGLWLLAIFFIIMFVIYVGYFVLFETLWRGQTPGKRFAKIRVVRDDGRPIGLQQATLRALLRPFDEFLFIGAFFIMFGRREKRLGDLVAGTIVIQAQTSIVSPTLTISEQAKLLYEHLLQIADLSPLLPDDFAIIREYLQRRGAMASKARIALAIKLAQQVKNIIDLEKLPENVTPDVFLEAVYLAYQKRD; encoded by the coding sequence ATGCACTTTTTTAACCGCATCACGCTTCAAACTCCAGAAAGTGTAGAACTGGAGTTCACTCTAGCAGGAATTGGTAATCGTGCTTTGGCACTGATCATTGATTATCTAGTCTTAGGTTTAACTTTGCTGGGGTTTTTAATCGCCTGGGCTATTTTGTCTGTTCAGCTATTTGATTTGATTGAAAATTTTGTGACAAACGGCCCAAATTTTGGGCTTTGGTTGTTAGCAATTTTCTTCATTATTATGTTTGTCATCTACGTTGGTTATTTTGTTTTATTTGAGACTCTTTGGCGAGGTCAAACCCCAGGTAAACGCTTTGCTAAAATCCGCGTAGTTCGAGATGATGGTAGACCAATTGGGCTGCAACAGGCAACCTTACGTGCCTTACTACGACCTTTTGACGAATTTCTATTTATTGGGGCTTTTTTTATTATGTTTGGTCGCCGTGAAAAGCGCCTAGGTGATTTAGTTGCTGGCACAATTGTCATTCAAGCTCAGACATCTATTGTATCGCCGACCTTAACAATTTCAGAACAAGCAAAGTTGCTGTATGAGCATTTACTGCAAATTGCTGATTTATCACCATTGTTGCCCGATGATTTTGCTATAATTCGTGAGTATTTGCAGCGACGTGGTGCAATGGCATCAAAGGCGAGAATTGCACTAGCTATCAAGCTGGCTCAACAGGTAAAAAATATTATTGACCTAGAAAAACTACCAGAAAATGTGACTCCAGATGTGTTTTTAGAAGCCGTTTACCTTGCCTATCAAAAGAGGGACTAG
- a CDS encoding chemotaxis response regulator protein-glutamate methylesterase, with amino-acid sequence MRIAIVNDLTIAVAALRRVLQTHSEYQVIWVAHNGAEAVAKCAQDTPDLILMDLLMPVMDGAEATKQIMQNSPCAIVIVTANTEQNVAKVYEAMGYGALDAVNTPVIAGAVQADESQLLTKIARIGKMLQKSPISTKTKLPSSSLNYERQSDLSLKVPLVAIGSSTGGPKALATILSKLPANFPGAIAIIQHVDAQFSTGFVEWLNQQTLLSVRLAVAGDRFQKGTVLVAGTNDHLYLKPDLTLGYTKDPIDYPYRPSVDVFFKSLSQHWKHQGTAILLTGMGRDGAEGLSTLQLRGWHTIAQDKTSCVVYGMPKAAVELNTGIEVLPLDNIATTLLKKN; translated from the coding sequence ATGAGAATCGCGATCGTTAACGATTTAACAATTGCAGTTGCAGCACTACGACGAGTATTGCAGACACACTCTGAATATCAAGTAATTTGGGTTGCCCATAATGGCGCAGAAGCCGTTGCCAAATGCGCTCAGGATACACCTGATTTAATCTTAATGGATTTGTTAATGCCTGTGATGGATGGGGCAGAAGCCACTAAGCAGATTATGCAAAATTCTCCCTGTGCCATTGTTATAGTCACAGCTAATACTGAACAGAATGTAGCCAAGGTGTATGAAGCGATGGGTTATGGCGCATTGGATGCGGTGAATACACCTGTGATAGCTGGTGCAGTTCAAGCAGACGAAAGTCAGTTGTTAACTAAAATCGCTCGAATTGGCAAAATGTTGCAAAAATCTCCCATTAGCACCAAGACAAAATTACCTAGTTCATCCTTGAATTATGAACGACAAAGCGATTTATCTTTGAAGGTTCCTTTAGTAGCTATCGGATCGTCAACCGGTGGGCCGAAAGCTTTGGCAACTATTTTGTCGAAGTTACCAGCTAATTTTCCTGGGGCGATCGCTATTATCCAACACGTTGATGCTCAGTTTTCGACTGGTTTTGTGGAATGGTTAAATCAACAAACTTTATTATCGGTGAGATTGGCCGTTGCAGGCGATCGCTTTCAAAAAGGAACAGTTTTAGTTGCTGGTACTAACGATCACCTATATTTAAAACCAGACTTAACTCTGGGTTACACTAAAGACCCAATTGATTATCCTTACCGGCCATCGGTTGATGTATTTTTCAAAAGTCTATCTCAACACTGGAAACATCAAGGAACAGCTATTTTGCTCACGGGTATGGGACGAGACGGCGCTGAAGGATTGAGTACTTTACAACTAAGAGGTTGGCATACAATCGCTCAAGACAAAACAAGCTGTGTAGTATATGGTATGCCTAAGGCAGCCGTCGAGCTAAATACTGGTATAGAAGTATTGCCACTAGATAATATTGCTACGACCTTGCTTAAAAAAAATTAA
- a CDS encoding PAS domain-containing protein, which translates to MKRDANGKFVNNWDLETKQRVSVSLTNTAWRSLDEEARKQGISRSELIERIARSLGNEVGTNAENALLKAQIVEQQQKIATLQRQKQELSALLENVTQETERQVTTILENLQQTEERLQLALSSAQMVAWDIDLITNHVVYSPNSLLVWGAQIGTVEDFVAVIHPDDQQRMIQAAQKAIAGEQYYMQEYRVIDPNGIVRWLQSQGQVYFDQTGRGVRMIGVSVDITERKQIEAERSQAGEALRESEACLQLALKVGRMGTWNWDMQTGKILWSEGHFTILGLQVNECEPSYKLWADQVHPDDLATTKAKIQQAIAEKKEYHHEYRLRWSDGSIHWVEVRGNFTYDSQRNPQHSIGAVIDITERKQVEQEREQLLERESIARTQAEAAQRQLTTIFETSPVGIALLDAEQRFIAINEALAQINGLTREQHLWHSIPELFGQSDPKLVAVFDEIYTTGNPFISSCFAVNVPGRSTRSPGYYNVYYLPTINLNQQVEDVLIYVLDVTQRVRLEHGQRFLSEASAVLASSLDYQITLEQVAQLIVPELADWCTVHIVEADGSIEQITVAHTDPAKLQWAQQISHKYPLDPDAVRGAALTLRTGKSDILPDIPDELLVQAARDPEHLEILRQVGFKSVMTVPLQTQARILGVISFVSAESGRQYDSTDLQLAEELARRASLAIDNAQLYGVAQRDRTKAESANRVKDEFLAVLSHELRSPLNPILGWTKMLRSKRLDATKTDLALETIERNVKLQAQLIEDLLDVSRILQGKMTLNVAPVNLAATIAAALETVRLAADAKNIQIQTHLNPVSGTVSGDMNRLPGFLTSSEKSIYMT; encoded by the coding sequence ATGAAACGCGATGCTAATGGTAAGTTTGTCAACAATTGGGACTTAGAAACAAAACAACGAGTAAGCGTATCTCTTACCAATACAGCATGGCGATCGCTCGATGAGGAAGCTCGAAAGCAAGGTATTTCTCGTTCGGAATTAATTGAACGCATTGCCCGTAGCCTGGGAAACGAAGTTGGGACAAATGCTGAAAACGCTTTACTAAAAGCCCAAATTGTTGAACAGCAGCAAAAAATTGCCACCTTGCAGCGCCAAAAACAAGAATTGTCAGCATTACTAGAAAATGTGACCCAAGAAACTGAGCGCCAAGTAACAACGATCTTAGAAAATTTGCAGCAGACAGAAGAACGCTTGCAGTTAGCTTTATCTTCTGCTCAAATGGTTGCCTGGGACATAGATTTAATCACAAATCATGTAGTGTATTCTCCCAATTCGCTCTTGGTTTGGGGCGCGCAAATAGGTACGGTAGAAGACTTTGTTGCCGTTATTCATCCAGATGATCAGCAACGAATGATACAAGCAGCCCAAAAAGCGATCGCTGGCGAACAGTACTACATGCAAGAATATCGGGTGATTGACCCAAATGGTATTGTACGTTGGCTCCAAAGCCAGGGACAAGTCTATTTTGATCAAACAGGGCGGGGAGTCCGGATGATTGGGGTTTCGGTTGACATCACCGAGCGTAAACAAATTGAAGCAGAGCGATCGCAGGCAGGAGAAGCACTACGGGAAAGTGAAGCTTGCTTGCAACTGGCCTTGAAGGTTGGCCGTATGGGAACCTGGAATTGGGATATGCAGACAGGCAAAATCCTCTGGTCAGAAGGTCACTTTACAATTCTAGGTCTGCAAGTAAATGAGTGCGAACCCAGTTACAAGCTTTGGGCAGATCAAGTGCATCCCGATGATTTAGCCACAACAAAGGCAAAAATTCAGCAAGCGATCGCTGAGAAAAAAGAATATCACCATGAATATCGTCTGCGTTGGTCGGATGGTTCTATTCACTGGGTAGAAGTGAGAGGAAATTTTACTTACGATTCTCAAAGGAATCCTCAACATTCAATCGGTGCTGTGATTGATATTACAGAACGCAAGCAAGTAGAACAAGAACGGGAACAATTACTAGAGCGAGAAAGTATTGCCCGGACTCAAGCAGAAGCCGCACAACGCCAATTGACAACCATTTTTGAAACCTCACCAGTGGGAATTGCTCTGTTAGATGCTGAGCAACGATTTATTGCCATTAATGAAGCATTAGCTCAAATCAACGGACTAACCCGTGAACAACATTTATGGCATTCCATTCCAGAACTTTTTGGTCAATCCGATCCTAAATTAGTCGCAGTATTTGACGAAATTTACACCACAGGAAATCCGTTTATTTCATCCTGCTTTGCTGTCAACGTTCCTGGACGCAGTACTCGCTCCCCTGGTTACTACAACGTTTACTATCTGCCAACAATCAACTTGAATCAGCAAGTAGAAGACGTTTTAATCTATGTCTTAGACGTGACACAAAGAGTCCGGTTAGAGCATGGGCAACGCTTTCTGTCAGAGGCAAGCGCAGTTTTAGCCTCTTCCCTCGATTATCAAATCACCTTAGAGCAAGTAGCACAGCTCATCGTTCCGGAATTAGCGGATTGGTGTACAGTTCATATCGTGGAAGCAGACGGTTCAATCGAACAAATTACTGTCGCTCACACCGATCCTGCCAAACTTCAATGGGCGCAACAAATTAGCCATAAATATCCTCTTGACCCGGATGCTGTGCGCGGTGCTGCCTTGACATTGCGGACAGGAAAATCTGATATCTTGCCAGATATTCCAGATGAATTGCTAGTGCAAGCAGCCCGTGATCCAGAACATTTAGAAATTTTGCGACAGGTTGGGTTTAAATCGGTGATGACAGTGCCACTACAAACCCAAGCACGAATTTTAGGTGTAATTTCCTTTGTTTCTGCCGAATCTGGGCGGCAATATGACTCAACTGATTTACAACTAGCAGAAGAACTAGCTCGCCGCGCTTCTTTAGCAATCGACAATGCCCAGTTGTATGGAGTAGCGCAACGCGATCGCACCAAAGCCGAATCAGCCAACCGAGTTAAAGACGAATTTTTAGCCGTACTATCTCATGAATTGCGATCGCCCCTCAATCCAATTCTAGGCTGGACAAAAATGCTCCGAAGTAAGCGCCTAGATGCGACAAAAACTGACCTAGCTTTAGAAACAATTGAACGCAATGTAAAACTGCAAGCGCAATTAATTGAAGACTTATTAGATGTCTCACGCATTTTGCAAGGAAAAATGACGTTAAACGTTGCTCCTGTAAATTTAGCAGCAACAATTGCAGCAGCCTTAGAAACAGTACGACTGGCAGCAGATGCTAAGAACATTCAAATCCAGACTCATCTCAACCCAGTTTCCGGAACAGTTTCAGGCGATATGAACCGCTTACCCGGATTTCTCACAAGTAGTGAAAAATCAATTTACATGACCTGA
- a CDS encoding adenylate/guanylate cyclase domain-containing protein: MTSTIDEKIIVLLIDDQSIIGEAISRMLATEQDIVFHYCSDPTLALKVAKDCNPTVILQDLVMPQMEGLLLVKYLRSQNSPTCHIPLIVLSSKEEPIIKAKAFELGANDYLVKLPNNIELIARIRYHSKAYINFLKRQEAEALFKAEIMRQAAYIEEVDRVTSAAYEVERDVFQPETLAEVAKRSDELGQLARVFTNMVRIVKAREKELTTANTRLESLLQAYGRFVPHEYLRFLRKETITDVQLGDHVSKVMAVMFSDIRSFTTISENMTPQENFNFVNAYLKRVSPEIRSHYGIIVKFLGDGMMAVFPDGADDAVAAGVAKQKQVYEYNKQRVEKGYLPLQVGIGIHVGHMMLGMVGEENRMQGDAFSDNVNLTARLEGLTKFYGVSLLISEQTLEHLSNSGKYQIRFLDRAVVKGRNEPISVYEILDAEIDEIKYLKLKSQPDFEQALDNYRQGNFEQAKVYFEKVLSINSADKTAGLYLSRINYFLLEDKTLEEWDGVWRFTEK; this comes from the coding sequence ATGACATCTACAATAGATGAAAAAATAATTGTTTTACTAATTGATGACCAATCTATAATCGGCGAAGCTATTTCTCGAATGCTAGCTACCGAACAAGACATTGTATTTCATTATTGCAGTGATCCCACACTCGCTTTAAAAGTAGCTAAAGATTGCAATCCCACTGTGATTTTGCAAGACTTGGTAATGCCACAAATGGAAGGATTACTCTTAGTAAAATATCTTCGCTCTCAAAATTCACCTACCTGTCATATTCCGCTCATCGTTCTATCTAGTAAAGAAGAACCCATTATCAAAGCAAAAGCATTTGAATTAGGGGCAAATGACTATCTAGTAAAGTTGCCTAATAATATTGAACTAATTGCTCGCATTCGCTATCATTCTAAAGCTTATATAAACTTTCTCAAACGACAGGAAGCTGAAGCTCTCTTCAAAGCTGAAATTATGCGTCAAGCAGCATATATTGAAGAAGTAGATAGAGTCACCTCTGCTGCTTATGAAGTGGAACGCGATGTTTTTCAACCAGAAACTCTAGCTGAAGTTGCCAAACGCAGCGACGAACTAGGACAATTGGCTAGAGTTTTTACTAATATGGTGAGAATCGTTAAAGCACGAGAGAAAGAATTAACAACTGCTAATACCCGATTAGAATCTCTTCTTCAAGCTTACGGACGATTCGTTCCTCACGAATATTTACGCTTTTTACGCAAAGAAACGATTACAGATGTGCAATTAGGCGATCATGTTAGCAAAGTTATGGCAGTAATGTTTAGTGACATTCGCTCTTTCACAACAATCTCTGAAAACATGACACCTCAAGAAAATTTTAACTTTGTCAATGCCTATCTCAAGCGCGTCAGTCCAGAAATTCGCTCTCACTACGGTATTATCGTCAAATTTTTGGGTGATGGAATGATGGCAGTTTTTCCTGATGGCGCTGATGATGCAGTAGCTGCTGGTGTTGCTAAACAAAAACAGGTTTATGAATATAACAAGCAACGTGTAGAAAAAGGTTACTTACCTCTACAAGTTGGTATTGGTATTCATGTTGGCCACATGATGCTAGGTATGGTAGGTGAAGAAAATCGGATGCAGGGAGATGCTTTTTCAGATAATGTTAATTTAACAGCTAGGTTAGAAGGCTTAACAAAATTTTATGGAGTCTCTTTACTCATTTCTGAGCAGACATTGGAGCATTTAAGTAATTCTGGAAAATATCAAATTCGTTTTTTAGACCGAGCAGTCGTTAAAGGACGAAACGAACCTATTTCTGTTTATGAAATACTCGATGCAGAAATTGATGAAATCAAATATTTAAAGCTCAAGTCTCAGCCTGATTTTGAGCAAGCTTTAGATAATTATCGTCAAGGTAATTTTGAACAGGCAAAAGTTTATTTTGAAAAAGTTTTAAGTATAAATTCTGCTGATAAAACTGCTGGTTTATACCTGAGTAGAATAAATTATTTTTTACTAGAAGATAAAACTCTGGAAGAATGGGATGGTGTTTGGCGTTTTACTGAGAAATGA
- a CDS encoding stage II sporulation protein M, whose protein sequence is MNIQRWIARREPNWQRLAALLKQVENKGIKSLRAAEIRELASLYRSVAADLARARTQQVGNTLIQSLQSLATRAYTQIYQGSRRQEWYAVVDFYRWGLPSVVQETFLYISAATAMFLIGAIVAWWYAWQDPTFMTLIVPENLITKVRDEHQLWMGSIVGIEPLASSGIMINNLSVSFGAIAGGITAGIYTTYLMIFNGLLIGAVGTLVAQNNLAYPFWAFVFPHGSLELPAIFFAGGAGLLLARAILFPGKYRRGDALKFYGYQAVQLMFGIVPMLVIAGIIEGFFSPNPSIPDPFKYLFGLGLFIFLGMYCRRRG, encoded by the coding sequence ATGAATATTCAACGTTGGATTGCCCGACGAGAACCAAATTGGCAACGTCTGGCTGCTTTGTTAAAGCAGGTAGAAAACAAAGGAATAAAGTCACTACGGGCTGCGGAAATTAGAGAATTAGCGAGTTTATATCGTTCAGTGGCAGCAGATTTAGCACGCGCCCGTACACAGCAGGTTGGCAATACTTTAATTCAAAGTTTACAATCTCTTGCAACTCGTGCTTATACACAAATTTACCAAGGTTCGCGGCGACAAGAATGGTATGCAGTGGTGGACTTTTACCGCTGGGGTTTACCATCTGTAGTACAAGAAACATTCCTATACATTAGCGCCGCTACTGCCATGTTTTTAATAGGGGCAATAGTTGCTTGGTGGTACGCATGGCAAGATCCAACATTTATGACGTTGATAGTACCCGAAAATTTGATTACTAAGGTACGAGATGAACATCAATTGTGGATGGGGTCAATTGTTGGTATTGAACCTTTGGCATCCAGCGGTATTATGATCAATAATCTTTCTGTATCCTTTGGTGCGATCGCTGGTGGCATCACAGCTGGGATATACACAACTTATTTAATGATATTTAATGGCTTATTAATTGGTGCTGTAGGGACATTAGTAGCTCAAAACAATCTTGCTTATCCCTTTTGGGCGTTTGTGTTTCCCCACGGTTCCCTAGAATTACCCGCCATCTTTTTTGCCGGTGGTGCAGGATTGTTACTGGCAAGAGCGATTTTATTTCCTGGTAAGTATCGTCGAGGCGATGCCTTGAAATTTTACGGTTATCAAGCAGTACAGTTAATGTTTGGCATTGTGCCAATGTTAGTTATTGCTGGTATTATTGAAGGCTTTTTTTCTCCCAACCCCAGCATACCAGACCCATTCAAGTATCTCTTCGGTTTAGGATTATTTATATTTTTGGGAATGTATTGTAGAAGAAGGGGCTAG
- a CDS encoding IS1380 family transposase yields MTPTFTDRTPKQFKFSGEKSHPIVVNFQGGTVTSDAGLSLIAEIDRKLEITSKFAQCFQDYRQPNRVDHSIESLIKQRIYGLVMGYEDLNDHEELRQDPMFALAVLKTMGIEDEPTILAGKSTLNRLEHCPEDVEQGADSRYHKIGHCPSEIESLFVKIFLESHAKEPRQIILDLDVTDDLVHGSQEQVFFNTYYGGYCYAPLYIFCGKHLLAAKLRPSNVDPAFGALSELQRVIKQIRQQWKNVEILVRGDSAYSRDDIMTWCESQPGLDYVFGLAQNSRLIGMTTTIQSRASLEFEQKLSTAVSFLETVFKPDEQLPRLACDLIDNSIWYKSLDYQTRESWSRSRRVVCKVEYGAKGTNIRFVVTTLATNKVPPSQLYKQKYCQRGEMENRFKEQQLELFSDRTSTHTFPGNQLRLWFSSLAYVLMNALRQKCLTKTELQNATVGTIRTKLLKLGALITVNTRCILIAITSSCPYKNIFATAHRRLRMLTNTA; encoded by the coding sequence ATGACCCCGACTTTCACAGATCGTACACCAAAACAATTCAAATTCTCCGGGGAAAAATCACACCCGATTGTAGTTAATTTTCAGGGTGGGACGGTAACATCGGATGCAGGATTAAGCTTAATTGCGGAAATAGACAGAAAATTAGAAATCACATCAAAATTTGCACAGTGTTTCCAAGATTACCGTCAACCAAATCGAGTTGACCATTCAATAGAGAGTTTAATTAAACAACGTATATACGGGTTGGTCATGGGATATGAAGACTTAAATGACCACGAGGAATTACGTCAAGACCCGATGTTTGCTCTAGCAGTGTTAAAAACAATGGGAATAGAGGATGAACCAACAATATTGGCAGGAAAAAGTACATTAAATCGGCTGGAACATTGTCCAGAAGATGTGGAACAAGGAGCAGACAGCCGTTACCATAAAATTGGGCATTGTCCATCAGAAATTGAAAGCTTATTTGTCAAAATATTTCTAGAATCTCACGCCAAAGAACCAAGGCAAATTATTTTGGATCTAGATGTAACCGATGATTTAGTACACGGTTCGCAGGAGCAAGTTTTCTTCAACACTTATTATGGAGGATACTGCTATGCTCCACTTTATATATTTTGTGGAAAACATCTATTAGCAGCCAAACTGCGCCCTTCTAATGTAGACCCAGCATTTGGGGCGTTATCAGAATTACAAAGAGTCATTAAACAAATACGTCAACAATGGAAGAATGTTGAGATTCTAGTACGTGGAGATAGTGCCTATTCTAGGGACGATATTATGACGTGGTGTGAATCACAGCCCGGTTTAGATTATGTTTTTGGATTAGCGCAAAATAGTCGTTTAATTGGGATGACTACGACGATTCAAAGTAGAGCCTCACTTGAGTTTGAGCAGAAATTATCAACAGCAGTTTCGTTTTTGGAAACAGTATTTAAACCAGATGAACAGCTTCCAAGGCTTGCTTGTGACTTGATTGATAACTCAATTTGGTATAAGTCATTAGACTATCAAACTCGTGAATCTTGGAGTCGTAGTCGTCGTGTTGTTTGTAAGGTTGAATATGGAGCAAAGGGGACTAATATTCGTTTTGTTGTAACAACTCTTGCTACCAATAAAGTACCACCTAGTCAACTATATAAACAAAAATATTGTCAGCGAGGGGAGATGGAAAATCGTTTTAAAGAACAACAACTAGAACTTTTTAGTGATAGAACAAGCACCCACACATTTCCAGGGAACCAATTACGTTTATGGTTTTCTTCTTTAGCTTACGTTTTGATGAATGCTTTGCGCCAAAAATGTTTAACTAAAACTGAATTACAAAATGCTACTGTTGGAACTATTCGTACCAAGTTATTGAAGTTAGGAGCTTTAATTACTGTAAATACACGCTGTATTTTAATTGCAATTACTAGTTCTTGCCCATACAAAAATATCTTTGCTACTGCTCATAGACGTTTAAGAATGCTGACTAATACTGCTTAA